A genomic region of Lycium ferocissimum isolate CSIRO_LF1 unplaced genomic scaffold, AGI_CSIRO_Lferr_CH_V1 ctg9213, whole genome shotgun sequence contains the following coding sequences:
- the LOC132046051 gene encoding uncharacterized protein LOC132046051 — MAFTVGEQVLLKVSPMKGVMRFGKRDKLSPRYIGPFEIRRRIGEVAYELALPPGLSGVHPVFHVSMLKKYHSDGSYIIHWDSVLLDENLSYEEEPIAILDRQVRKLRTKEIASVKVQWKDRPVEEATWETEADMRSRYPQLFGGSVFIACDNG, encoded by the exons ATGGCGTTTACGGTAGGGGAGCAAGTcttgttgaaggtttcacccatgaagggtgtcatgagatttggaaagaggGATAAGTTGAGTCCCCGTTATATCGGTCCATTTGAGATCCGTCGTCGTATTGGCGAGGTTGCatatgagttggccttgccacCAGGCCTGTCAGgtgtccatccagtttttcatgtttctatgttgaagaagtaccattcagaCGGGTCTTATATCATTCACTGGGATTCGGTGTTGCTAGATGAGAATCTGtcatatgaggaagagcctataGCAATATTAGATAGGCAGGTTAGAAAGTTGCGGACCAAAGAAATAGCCTCCGTGAAAGTTCAATGGAAGGATCGTCCGgtggaggaagctacttgggagaccgaggcAGATATGCGGAGTAGATACCCTCAGTTATTTGGCGGTTCAG TGTTTATAGCTTGCGATAATGGGTGA